A window from Moritella yayanosii encodes these proteins:
- a CDS encoding DMT family transporter, whose translation MATLYGLMAIGLWGTLALLGTVTANIPAFQLLSLCFTLSAIIIVIKRIAVKKPVFTKPTLTLTQWLFGITGLFGFHFCYFMALKFAPVIEVSLIVYLWPLLLATLVANKQSRFRALIGGGLGFIGIAFIIVGNGELTLNSEYRIGYLLAVICAVIWGSYSWFLSTSNNDVEDIAWLSAAVALLALIAHWLFETSYWSFSLSEWGGILLLGLGPVGGAFYLWDIALKKGNQQLLASLSFSTPLISSVILAIAGFNAWSANIIIALALILSGAIIANMKIKPAVIKASN comes from the coding sequence TTATGGGGCACTTTAGCGCTGTTAGGCACAGTTACTGCGAATATACCTGCATTTCAATTGCTCTCACTGTGTTTTACTCTCTCCGCAATCATTATCGTTATCAAACGGATTGCCGTTAAAAAACCGGTTTTCACCAAACCAACATTAACCCTAACCCAGTGGCTGTTTGGCATAACCGGATTATTTGGGTTCCACTTCTGTTATTTCATGGCACTTAAATTCGCGCCTGTTATCGAGGTCAGTTTAATTGTGTATCTGTGGCCATTATTGTTAGCCACACTGGTCGCCAACAAACAAAGTCGATTCCGAGCACTCATCGGCGGCGGCTTAGGTTTTATCGGTATCGCGTTCATTATTGTTGGTAATGGCGAGCTAACGTTAAATAGTGAATACCGTATTGGTTATTTACTTGCTGTTATCTGCGCGGTTATTTGGGGCAGCTATTCATGGTTCTTGTCCACATCAAACAATGATGTGGAAGATATCGCCTGGTTATCTGCAGCCGTTGCATTATTGGCATTGATCGCGCATTGGTTATTTGAAACCAGTTATTGGAGTTTTAGCCTGTCGGAATGGGGCGGAATATTATTACTCGGGTTAGGGCCTGTCGGCGGTGCTTTTTATTTATGGGACATCGCCCTAAAGAAAGGTAACCAGCAATTGTTAGCGTCATTAAGTTTTAGCACACCACTCATTTCATCTGTCATTCTCGCCATTGCAGGCTTTAATGCTTGGTCTGCTAACATCATTATTGCACTGGCATTGATTTTATCCGGTGCGATTATTGCTAATATGAAGATAAAACCTGCGGTTATAAAGGCCAGTAACTAG
- a CDS encoding DUF6933 domain-containing protein, which translates to MKIQISASNALCKWMKLDLARITSVDGKRIGTQTITTDAETLAWQCHVIKNNTQSHHGTVIAVEARSRYVMICPNLAPPTQAEFEEMFLGRLFIEMVNLMLHSGSIEESVADIVTSQFLSETEGFGWFKNTDLSVNGHVSDTESWIRQSGENNDVTAYNDDEAYGLSMHINEMRKRIASEGRNKRFIPVARLLDDTLFRFAKGLARDSYPDTPNGHFPSPYPKLTEESKPEPRTIPDNVVCLTSYRKSKSH; encoded by the coding sequence ATGAAGATTCAAATATCAGCAAGTAATGCGCTGTGTAAATGGATGAAGCTGGACTTAGCCAGAATAACCAGTGTCGATGGTAAACGTATTGGAACACAAACGATCACTACTGATGCCGAGACGCTTGCTTGGCAGTGTCATGTCATAAAAAATAATACTCAGTCTCACCACGGGACTGTGATAGCCGTTGAAGCCCGCAGCCGTTATGTGATGATCTGTCCCAATCTTGCACCACCCACTCAAGCTGAATTTGAAGAGATGTTTTTAGGGCGGTTATTTATTGAAATGGTTAATCTGATGCTGCACAGTGGTTCGATTGAAGAATCTGTTGCTGACATAGTTACCTCGCAATTTCTCAGCGAAACCGAGGGATTTGGTTGGTTTAAAAATACTGACTTAAGTGTCAACGGTCATGTCAGCGATACAGAGTCTTGGATCCGTCAAAGTGGTGAAAATAACGATGTAACGGCTTATAACGATGATGAAGCGTATGGTTTGTCTATGCACATAAATGAAATGCGGAAACGCATTGCCAGCGAAGGGCGTAACAAGCGTTTTATTCCGGTCGCACGACTGCTTGATGATACTTTATTTCGCTTTGCCAAAGGTTTAGCCCGTGATAGTTATCCTGACACACCCAACGGTCATTTCCCCAGCCCTTATCCAAAACTTACCGAAGAGAGTAAACCAGAGCCGAGAACGATACCTGATAATGTGGTTTGTTTAACAAGTTACCGTAAGTCGAAATCGCATTAA
- the add gene encoding adenosine deaminase, translating to MNYFDLPKIDLHCHLDGSVRPETIIALAAEQNITLPSNDIEAIRTLMIAPETCTDLGEYLQRFDLPLSVMQTAAGIERISFEVFEDAAKENVKYLEVRFGPMLHLEQGLTLEQVFDSVVAGMKRAEAMYDIKGNYILSILRHMPKDRIKEVLDTAAKYLNDGIVAFDLAGGEAPGFCAEFVPYAQYAIEKGYRVTIHAGEQGVGQNVFDAISLLGAERIGHGIHITGHEAAYNLVKTQNIALETCPSSNVQTKAVENLASHPVKAFYQDGIQITINTDNRTVSNTTMTDEVRKVMEEFNLSREDYFNIYKISIEHAFASDAVKQYLSTFAE from the coding sequence ATGAATTACTTTGACTTACCGAAGATTGACTTACATTGCCACCTAGACGGCAGTGTTCGCCCAGAAACAATCATTGCGCTTGCAGCTGAACAAAACATTACCCTACCAAGTAACGACATTGAAGCGATCAGAACGTTAATGATCGCACCTGAAACATGTACAGATCTTGGCGAATATCTACAACGTTTTGACTTACCGTTGTCAGTAATGCAAACGGCAGCAGGTATCGAGCGCATCTCTTTTGAAGTATTTGAAGATGCAGCAAAAGAAAATGTCAAATACCTCGAAGTGCGTTTTGGCCCAATGCTACACCTTGAACAAGGTCTAACCCTTGAGCAAGTATTTGACAGTGTGGTTGCGGGGATGAAACGTGCCGAAGCCATGTATGACATCAAAGGTAACTACATTTTATCGATCTTACGTCACATGCCAAAAGATAGAATTAAAGAAGTGCTGGATACCGCAGCTAAATACTTAAACGATGGTATTGTTGCATTCGATCTAGCCGGTGGTGAAGCACCCGGATTCTGCGCTGAATTTGTGCCTTATGCACAATACGCTATTGAAAAAGGATACCGTGTCACCATTCATGCTGGTGAACAAGGTGTGGGTCAAAACGTATTTGATGCCATTTCATTATTAGGTGCAGAACGTATTGGTCATGGTATTCATATTACCGGCCATGAAGCTGCGTACAACCTTGTTAAAACCCAGAACATTGCATTAGAAACCTGTCCAAGCAGTAATGTGCAAACCAAAGCGGTTGAAAACTTAGCCAGCCACCCTGTTAAAGCGTTCTACCAAGACGGCATTCAAATTACCATCAATACTGATAACCGCACGGTGTCAAATACCACCATGACCGATGAAGTACGTAAAGTGATGGAAGAGTTTAACTTAAGCCGTGAAGACTACTTCAACATTTACAAGATCAGCATTGAACATGCGTTCGCATCTGACGCTGTAAAACAGTATTTATCGACGTTTGCTGAATAA
- a CDS encoding outer membrane lipoprotein-sorting protein, with the protein MLNKKLLTAGITATLFFVSYSVLALTAEEQGFAISKEAKQRDIGWVDSKADMLMLLRNKQGQESIREIKMKLLEQLNDGDKSLTIFDKPRDIKGTAFLSFSHPLATDEQWLYLPALKRVKRISSRNKSGPFMGSEFAFEDLSSFEIEKYTYKYLGEDNSVGIDSFMVEQFPVGDNSGYTRRVVWIDKQEYRMQKVDFYDRKNTLLKTLSYIDYKQYLNQFWRPTSTLMVNHQNGKTTELRWSNYVFKTGLKDSDFNRNALKRAR; encoded by the coding sequence ATGTTGAATAAGAAATTACTCACGGCTGGGATCACGGCGACTTTATTTTTCGTCAGTTATAGCGTATTGGCATTAACAGCAGAAGAACAAGGATTTGCTATCTCTAAAGAAGCGAAACAACGCGACATTGGCTGGGTTGATAGTAAGGCCGATATGCTTATGTTATTACGTAATAAACAGGGCCAAGAAAGTATACGTGAAATTAAGATGAAATTATTGGAGCAATTGAATGATGGTGATAAAAGTCTGACTATTTTTGATAAGCCAAGAGATATCAAAGGTACTGCGTTTTTAAGTTTTTCTCATCCTTTGGCTACTGATGAGCAATGGTTGTATTTACCGGCATTAAAACGTGTTAAACGTATTTCATCACGTAATAAGTCAGGTCCTTTTATGGGTTCTGAATTTGCTTTTGAAGATCTAAGTTCGTTTGAAATAGAAAAATACACTTATAAATACTTGGGTGAGGATAATAGTGTCGGTATCGACAGTTTTATGGTTGAGCAGTTTCCTGTCGGCGATAATTCAGGTTATACCCGACGAGTTGTGTGGATAGATAAGCAAGAATATCGCATGCAAAAAGTCGATTTTTATGACCGTAAAAATACATTATTAAAAACCTTATCGTATATCGATTATAAACAATATTTGAATCAGTTTTGGCGCCCTACAAGCACTTTAATGGTCAACCACCAAAATGGTAAAACGACGGAATTAAGGTGGAGTAACTATGTGTTTAAAACGGGTTTGAAAGACAGTGATTTTAATCGAAATGCATTAAAACGGGCGCGGTAA
- a CDS encoding efflux RND transporter permease subunit: MNNKLYEFINKHPAWVIIICLALVVFAAVGAQNLVFKNDYRVYFGEDNPQRIAFESMQKVYNKSDNVSFVVVPKGNDVFTVEHLKALKSLTKQSWQIPYSTRVDSITNFQYSYAEEDDLIVTDLVIDPDNLSQHDLDKIKQVALNDPLLVNKIISKTGHVSVINVTVQLPGIDPMVEVPEVAASVRAIKKRFITDNPDTEVYLSGVVMMNNAFGEAAMNDSVTLTPLMFLVVILAIGFLLKTISGAIATVLVIFMSIVTTMGIAGWTGFYLTGPLSSAPTMILTLAVADCIHILASMFYEMRQGVSKHLAIKKSLALNLQPIFLTSMTTAIGFLSMNFSDSPPYRDLGNLVAMGVMFAFLFSMTVFPALLTVMPIRVKISTAGTENKMSALADFVINKRKILLPVMSVLILTFSVFIPKNELNDDFVKYFDQSVPYRAATDFMQENLSGMTVLEISVNTGVASGINNPDYLNKLSDFTDWLRELPETDHVNTITDTLKRLNKNMHAEDPAWYKLPTNQALSAQYLLLYEMSLPYGLDLNNQLNVDKSSSKMVVTFKNLTSNELIKLEHNINTWFQQNASEYDVDIASPSLMFAHIGQRSITVMLTGTIMALLLISLLLGVVLKSWRYGVLSLLPNLVPAAVAFGIWGLYDGQIGLGLSVVMGMTLGIVVDDTVHFLSKYLHARRELKVDSSAAVHYAFDHVGRALLITTFVLIAGFLVLAQSSFKLNADMGMLTAITIFIALVIDFFFLPPLLMLLDRSSSKTIPSDTAVNIKPVNKNTSTLDYQP, encoded by the coding sequence ATGAACAATAAACTCTACGAATTTATTAATAAACACCCTGCGTGGGTCATTATTATATGCTTAGCATTAGTTGTTTTTGCTGCAGTAGGTGCACAAAATCTGGTTTTTAAAAATGATTATCGGGTTTATTTTGGCGAGGATAATCCCCAACGGATAGCTTTTGAATCGATGCAAAAAGTTTATAACAAAAGTGATAATGTATCTTTTGTTGTTGTGCCGAAAGGCAATGATGTATTTACCGTCGAACACCTAAAGGCACTAAAATCATTAACTAAACAGAGTTGGCAAATACCTTATTCAACGCGTGTTGATTCAATTACAAATTTTCAATATAGCTATGCTGAAGAAGATGACCTGATTGTTACCGATTTGGTTATTGATCCGGACAATCTGTCGCAACATGATTTGGACAAGATTAAACAAGTCGCTTTAAATGATCCTCTGCTTGTTAATAAAATAATTTCTAAAACGGGCCATGTATCCGTTATCAATGTAACCGTGCAGCTACCCGGTATCGATCCCATGGTTGAGGTGCCTGAAGTTGCGGCGAGTGTGAGAGCAATAAAAAAACGATTTATAACTGACAACCCTGATACTGAGGTGTATTTATCCGGAGTCGTTATGATGAATAACGCGTTTGGTGAAGCGGCTATGAATGATAGTGTGACCTTAACGCCGTTAATGTTCCTCGTGGTGATTTTAGCTATCGGATTTCTGCTTAAAACTATCTCTGGCGCGATAGCTACCGTGCTGGTTATTTTCATGAGTATTGTTACGACAATGGGTATCGCGGGCTGGACCGGTTTTTATTTAACTGGACCTTTATCATCAGCCCCGACGATGATTCTTACTTTGGCTGTTGCCGATTGCATTCATATCCTTGCATCGATGTTTTATGAAATGAGGCAGGGCGTGAGTAAACATTTAGCAATCAAGAAAAGCTTAGCGCTCAACCTGCAGCCTATTTTCTTAACCAGTATGACTACTGCGATTGGTTTTTTAAGCATGAACTTTTCTGATTCACCGCCATATCGAGATTTAGGTAATTTAGTTGCGATGGGGGTTATGTTTGCATTCCTATTCTCGATGACGGTCTTTCCTGCCTTACTCACTGTGATGCCAATTAGAGTGAAAATAAGTACTGCTGGTACAGAAAATAAAATGTCAGCGTTAGCAGATTTTGTTATTAATAAACGTAAAATTTTGTTACCAGTCATGAGTGTGCTCATCCTGACTTTTTCGGTGTTTATTCCCAAAAATGAATTAAATGATGATTTCGTTAAGTACTTTGATCAAAGCGTACCTTACCGAGCTGCTACCGATTTTATGCAAGAAAACTTGTCTGGTATGACGGTATTGGAAATATCGGTTAATACGGGCGTTGCGAGTGGTATTAATAATCCGGACTATCTAAATAAACTGTCTGACTTCACTGATTGGCTGCGAGAATTACCAGAAACAGATCACGTGAATACGATCACTGATACATTAAAGCGATTAAATAAAAATATGCATGCTGAAGATCCAGCATGGTATAAATTACCAACTAATCAGGCGTTATCGGCGCAGTATTTACTGTTATATGAGATGTCATTACCTTATGGTTTAGATTTAAACAATCAGCTTAATGTTGATAAATCATCGTCTAAAATGGTTGTTACCTTCAAAAACCTAACCAGCAATGAGTTAATCAAACTTGAACATAATATTAATACCTGGTTTCAGCAAAACGCATCGGAATATGATGTTGATATTGCGAGTCCAAGTTTAATGTTTGCACATATTGGTCAGCGTAGTATTACCGTTATGCTAACGGGCACTATTATGGCTTTGTTATTGATATCGCTATTACTTGGTGTCGTACTGAAAAGCTGGCGTTATGGTGTACTTAGTTTATTACCTAACCTTGTTCCTGCCGCCGTTGCTTTTGGTATTTGGGGTCTGTATGACGGTCAAATAGGGTTGGGCCTGTCAGTTGTGATGGGGATGACTCTTGGTATTGTTGTCGATGATACAGTTCATTTTTTAAGTAAATACTTACACGCTCGCCGTGAACTAAAAGTGGATTCAAGTGCTGCCGTTCATTATGCTTTTGATCATGTGGGTAGAGCATTACTGATCACCACATTTGTTTTAATCGCTGGTTTTCTCGTATTGGCACAATCGTCGTTTAAGCTGAATGCAGATATGGGGATGTTAACTGCTATCACAATATTCATCGCTTTAGTCATTGATTTTTTCTTTCTACCTCCGTTGTTGATGCTGCTTGATCGTTCTAGTTCGAAAACGATTCCAAGCGATACGGCTGTAAATATAAAACCAGTAAATAAAAATACATCGACGCTGGATTATCAGCCATAA
- a CDS encoding TetR/AcrR family transcriptional regulator — MLLENVNEEIRDVREQDIMNTAVALIGELGIANLTMDKVVAKVPYSKGTVYKYFSGKEDLLLAISNDSIVMLSGLFSRAAKFEGETRERILLLNFAYLIYATLYPVLFQTVICSKSPNVYGKASTKRLQQQKHLESNLLSISRGVFQEALDNNCLIRPEHMSIEQLCFSNWSTGYGIVLLLSGTVHECNNRSGFVIEQELFNQNNLLFDGLDWRPLSANKDYRAALNKALEYVFPNELVQLKQKGRELHI, encoded by the coding sequence ATGCTTTTAGAAAATGTAAATGAAGAAATCCGAGATGTCCGAGAACAAGACATCATGAATACTGCGGTAGCGTTGATAGGCGAACTTGGTATCGCCAATTTAACAATGGATAAAGTTGTGGCTAAAGTACCTTATTCTAAAGGTACCGTGTATAAATATTTCTCAGGGAAAGAAGATCTACTACTCGCTATTAGTAATGACTCAATTGTTATGCTTTCGGGGTTATTTTCTCGTGCGGCTAAGTTTGAAGGTGAAACTCGAGAGCGTATTTTATTATTAAATTTTGCTTATCTTATTTATGCAACTCTGTATCCCGTGTTATTCCAAACTGTGATTTGCTCTAAAAGTCCAAATGTATATGGCAAAGCCAGTACGAAAAGGTTACAGCAGCAAAAACACCTTGAATCTAATTTATTAAGTATTTCTAGAGGCGTTTTTCAGGAGGCGTTAGATAATAACTGTTTAATTCGACCTGAACATATGAGTATTGAACAATTGTGCTTTTCCAATTGGTCTACAGGGTATGGGATTGTTCTTTTACTGTCGGGCACGGTACATGAATGTAATAATCGCTCTGGCTTTGTGATTGAACAGGAATTATTCAATCAGAATAATCTTCTATTTGATGGTCTGGATTGGCGGCCTTTATCAGCTAATAAGGATTATCGTGCAGCGTTGAATAAAGCACTAGAGTATGTGTTTCCCAATGAACTGGTTCAGCTTAAGCAAAAGGGGCGTGAATTACATATTTAA